The following are from one region of the Simiduia agarivorans SA1 = DSM 21679 genome:
- a CDS encoding trimeric intracellular cation channel family protein, producing MDIGQTLYWIGLAGCAVFAISGALAAAEKQHDIMSFILLGVVTGIGGGTVRDLILDRPVFWLVDPLYLEVCIAAAGLTFFAARKIKFKHKALVWMDAAGMALFSIMAAQISQQWHASWMVAMVMAMITASFGGIIRDVLLDQMPVVLEPEIYVSASLLGALGYLLTCSFQGVEDGSANYLALAIGFSIAFSVRGAAIIWDLRLPKFPPPAAE from the coding sequence ATGGATATCGGTCAAACGCTGTATTGGATCGGCCTGGCCGGTTGCGCCGTGTTTGCGATTTCCGGCGCCCTGGCCGCAGCGGAAAAACAGCACGACATTATGAGTTTTATCCTCCTTGGCGTTGTCACCGGCATTGGTGGCGGAACCGTGCGGGATCTGATTCTGGACCGACCGGTGTTCTGGCTGGTGGATCCACTCTATCTCGAAGTGTGCATTGCGGCCGCCGGCCTCACGTTCTTTGCCGCCCGGAAAATAAAATTCAAACACAAAGCGTTGGTCTGGATGGACGCCGCCGGCATGGCGTTATTCAGCATCATGGCCGCACAAATCAGCCAGCAATGGCACGCATCATGGATGGTCGCCATGGTCATGGCAATGATTACCGCCTCTTTTGGCGGCATCATCCGGGATGTACTGCTGGATCAGATGCCAGTGGTGCTGGAACCTGAAATCTATGTATCCGCCAGCCTGCTGGGCGCGCTGGGTTATCTGCTTACCTGCTCCTTCCAAGGTGTTGAAGACGGCTCAGCCAATTACCTGGCATTAGCCATCGGTTTCAGCATCGCCTTCAGCGTCCGAGGTGCGGCGATTATCTGGGATCTTCGGTTGCCGAAGTTTCCACCACCGGCTGCGGAATAA
- the yjgA gene encoding ribosome biogenesis factor YjgA, whose translation MQDYIEDTDDAPKSKTQVKNEMLALQALGVKLCELNPGQLAKIPLEDPLLKAVQEASRIKSHSARKRHFQFIGRLMREADHEAIESAYQALMQVSEQHVQQHHKTEQWRDRLLQEGDAALNEFVDQFPYADRQQLRQLLRTAKQEAERDKPPAAARKLFKLLRQTLTTL comes from the coding sequence ATGCAAGACTATATCGAAGACACCGACGACGCGCCCAAAAGCAAAACCCAGGTCAAGAATGAAATGCTGGCATTGCAGGCGCTGGGGGTTAAATTGTGCGAGCTTAACCCGGGCCAGTTGGCAAAAATCCCGCTGGAAGACCCGCTACTGAAAGCCGTTCAGGAGGCCAGCCGGATAAAGTCCCACAGTGCGCGCAAGCGTCATTTTCAGTTTATCGGCCGCCTGATGCGTGAGGCCGACCATGAAGCCATCGAATCCGCGTATCAGGCGCTGATGCAGGTCTCCGAGCAACATGTGCAACAACACCACAAAACCGAGCAGTGGCGGGATCGGTTGCTGCAGGAAGGTGACGCTGCCCTGAATGAGTTTGTCGATCAATTTCCCTATGCGGACCGCCAGCAGCTGCGTCAATTGCTGAGAACAGCCAAGCAAGAGGCCGAGAGGGACAAACCGCCGGCTGCTGCCCGTAAGCTGTTTAAACTGCTGCGCCAGACTCTGACGACCCTTTAA